In the genome of bacterium, one region contains:
- a CDS encoding type II secretion system F family protein, producing MPKFSYTAVTKDGKRETGEIEAANFLSAGHLLKEKGMIPMELLEKSNFKIGDYFANFSKIALKDKIAFIQNLDLLLKSGVAAPRAMKIISKQTANKKFKKIIDELAAQVEAGKSMHESMAQYPKVFSHIFISMIEVGELSGNLEKSLEYLRIQLQREADLKSKTKGAMMYPAVIVSAMIIIGILLAIFVLPKLTSTFKDFDAELPVLTRVVVSVSDFAAANSVIVLVLMVATVLGVIIGLRTVPGKRLMAFIALKFPMISPIVKKINIARFARILGSLMKSGISVVQGLHVTSEALGNVYYKEVLSATAEDVKLGKPLTDSLAKNEKLFPFLVTQMIAIGEETGSLEQILDQLAEHNEMEIDDTMKNISSIIEPLLLLVIGVVVGFLALALIMPIYNISQSIG from the coding sequence ATGCCTAAATTTTCCTATACTGCAGTTACCAAAGACGGCAAGCGCGAGACCGGCGAAATTGAGGCGGCTAATTTTTTGTCGGCTGGGCATTTGCTAAAGGAGAAGGGGATGATCCCCATGGAGCTGTTGGAGAAATCCAATTTTAAAATCGGTGACTACTTTGCCAATTTTTCTAAAATTGCATTAAAAGACAAAATTGCTTTCATTCAAAATTTGGACCTGCTCCTTAAGTCTGGTGTTGCTGCCCCCCGGGCGATGAAAATTATTTCCAAGCAGACTGCTAATAAAAAGTTTAAGAAGATTATAGACGAATTGGCCGCGCAGGTAGAAGCCGGCAAGTCGATGCACGAATCTATGGCGCAGTACCCCAAAGTATTTTCGCACATCTTTATTAGCATGATCGAAGTAGGCGAGTTGTCGGGAAATCTAGAAAAAAGTTTGGAGTATCTGCGCATCCAGCTGCAGCGCGAGGCGGATCTGAAATCGAAAACCAAGGGCGCCATGATGTATCCGGCCGTGATAGTTTCGGCGATGATTATTATTGGTATCTTGCTGGCAATATTTGTTTTGCCGAAGCTCACCTCCACCTTTAAAGACTTTGATGCAGAGTTGCCTGTTCTTACCCGAGTAGTGGTGAGCGTGAGTGATTTTGCAGCCGCTAATTCGGTTATAGTTTTAGTTCTGATGGTGGCCACGGTTCTGGGGGTTATAATCGGTCTGCGCACTGTACCGGGAAAAAGACTAATGGCCTTTATAGCTTTGAAGTTTCCTATGATCAGCCCGATCGTTAAGAAGATAAACATAGCGCGCTTTGCTCGTATCTTAGGCTCACTGATGAAGTCTGGCATATCTGTGGTACAGGGTTTGCATGTTACCAGCGAAGCGCTGGGTAATGTTTATTACAAAGAGGTTTTGTCTGCCACCGCAGAGGATGTAAAGCTCGGAAAACCGCTTACAGACTCTCTAGCAAAAAACGAGAAATTATTCCCGTTCTTGGTTACTCAAATGATCGCTATTGGCGAGGAAACTGGTAGCCTGGAACAGATTTTGGACCAGCTAGCGGAGCATAACGAAATGGAAATTGATGACACAATGAAGAACATTTCTTCTATTATCGAACCTCTGCTGCTGCTGGTTATCGGGGTGGTGGTCGGCTTTCTGGCGTTGGCGCTTATAATGCCTATCTATAACATCAGCCAGTCTATCGGTTAA
- a CDS encoding PilN domain-containing protein encodes MKHINLLPKHKQTELYYEDLYHSTLVAVIIGVVVLLLGIVAQIFVMVYLNSTESRVSAEVETLKQQTDKTENAELKKQIRLINNQMVDFEKLAANSPKWSRVVSSFAKLVPRGVKINSFKADSKTGKVDITGFSPTRESVIELYNNINSDKEHFKDINYPLENVSKPTDVQFNFTFYIVEGVLMPKPEPVPVDPAAVPAAPAAVPAE; translated from the coding sequence ATGAAGCATATAAATTTATTGCCCAAGCACAAGCAGACCGAGTTATATTATGAGGATCTGTATCATTCCACCTTAGTCGCTGTAATTATTGGGGTGGTGGTTTTGCTGTTGGGCATCGTCGCTCAGATTTTTGTAATGGTTTACCTTAATAGCACCGAAAGTCGAGTTAGCGCAGAAGTGGAAACCCTCAAGCAGCAAACCGACAAGACAGAAAATGCTGAATTAAAAAAGCAGATCCGTTTGATTAACAATCAGATGGTGGATTTCGAAAAACTGGCCGCGAATTCGCCAAAGTGGTCCAGGGTCGTATCGTCATTTGCCAAGCTTGTGCCGCGCGGAGTAAAAATCAATTCGTTTAAAGCCGACAGTAAAACCGGCAAAGTGGATATTACCGGATTTAGTCCGACCCGTGAATCGGTTATCGAATTGTATAACAACATCAACTCAGACAAGGAGCATTTCAAAGACATCAACTATCCGCTGGAAAATGTTTCTAAGCCTACCGATGTTCAGTTTAACTTCACTTTTTATATAGTAGAAGGAGTATTAATGCCAAAGCCGGAGCCAGTACCGGTTGATCCGGCGGCAGTTCCTGCTGCGCCGGCTGCCGTGCCAGCAGAGTAA
- a CDS encoding DUF4258 domain-containing protein: MVFLLVSTQLQGIADKAKTTDPCPEPKTSLVSPALLASPALVLAALEGTGESAKMAKQQAISTIKAGYRTLLITRHAAQRMAERGVSREVIALALERGKLFAYKHARGGGLIKIGYYLSDNAFTGAAKGVFVAVDQVHEKVVTVIRGVPVEYIRRLIRVR, encoded by the coding sequence TTGGTTTTTTTGTTGGTTTCTACCCAGCTACAGGGGATAGCCGACAAGGCAAAAACCACGGATCCCTGCCCGGAGCCTAAAACCAGCTTAGTGTCTCCCGCATTGCTGGCGTCGCCGGCTTTGGTACTGGCCGCTCTGGAGGGTACCGGCGAGTCTGCCAAGATGGCCAAACAGCAGGCAATAAGTACAATCAAAGCGGGTTATCGAACTTTGCTAATTACCCGTCACGCCGCTCAGCGCATGGCCGAGCGGGGAGTGAGCCGCGAGGTAATTGCCCTGGCCTTAGAGCGCGGGAAGTTGTTTGCTTACAAGCACGCCCGCGGCGGAGGGTTGATTAAGATCGGCTATTACTTGTCCGACAATGCTTTTACCGGCGCAGCTAAAGGCGTGTTCGTGGCCGTGGATCAGGTTCACGAAAAAGTCGTCACCGTCATCCGCGGCGTTCCTGTCGAGTACATTCGGCGGTTGATTAGGGTTCGGTAA
- a CDS encoding type II/IV secretion system protein — MITAELNQLLQKKRIVSKTDLGILEKEWQGLKTPMQWEDFLVDKKAVTEDQLLKVKSEEFGVETVDLHDQQITEALLNYVPEPIARRHKVISFAKNKNELSLAMVDPTDLQTKEFIKKKTGLDIKVFLIGKSSLDFGLSKYHNNLEGEIKHMVAEGKKDPGALPEPGELNDDLKKQAEEIPIVRVVDTLLEYAVIEKASDIHIEPQENSVVVRYRIDGVLHDVMTLPKAIQAALVARIKVLANLKIDEHRMPQDGRYKIEKDGYKFSLRISTIPIFDGEKVVMRLLDESSRALSLEALGFLQSQLDIVNRNIHKPHGMMLITGPTGSGKSTSLYAILTILNTKQVNISTIEDPVEYRIAGANQMQVNPKIGLTFAMGLRALLRQDPNIIMIGEIRDQETAEESMHAAMTGHIVLSTLHTNSASAAPPRLIDIGIEPYLIASTLNAIMAQRLVRMICPDCKTEKPVDADIAKSLQKQFNLDALMEVLQKLELANGAKSFEDLKFYEGAGCEKCNKTGYKGRIGVHEIMENTPQIEELIVKRATSQDIEKQAVAQGMITMWQDGFIKAVAGQTTIEEILRVTKE; from the coding sequence ATGATTACCGCGGAACTTAACCAGCTCCTGCAAAAGAAGCGTATCGTTTCTAAAACCGACCTAGGAATACTAGAAAAAGAATGGCAAGGCCTTAAGACTCCCATGCAATGGGAGGATTTTTTGGTAGATAAAAAAGCTGTTACCGAAGATCAGTTGTTAAAGGTTAAAAGCGAAGAATTTGGGGTGGAAACAGTCGATTTGCATGACCAGCAGATTACCGAAGCCTTGTTAAATTACGTACCCGAACCCATTGCCCGACGGCATAAGGTGATTAGCTTTGCTAAAAATAAAAATGAACTGAGTCTGGCTATGGTAGACCCCACCGATTTGCAGACTAAGGAGTTCATCAAAAAGAAGACTGGCCTGGATATTAAAGTGTTTCTGATTGGTAAGTCGTCGCTAGATTTTGGCCTGTCTAAATACCACAACAACCTGGAAGGCGAGATTAAGCACATGGTGGCCGAAGGCAAGAAGGACCCAGGTGCGCTGCCAGAACCAGGGGAGCTGAACGACGATTTAAAAAAACAGGCCGAAGAAATTCCGATTGTCCGTGTTGTGGACACCTTATTAGAGTATGCTGTCATCGAAAAAGCTTCCGATATTCATATTGAACCTCAAGAAAACAGCGTGGTGGTGCGCTATCGTATTGATGGCGTCTTGCATGATGTAATGACTCTGCCAAAAGCTATACAGGCGGCTCTCGTAGCGCGCATTAAGGTTTTGGCTAACCTTAAAATTGACGAGCACCGTATGCCTCAGGATGGACGTTATAAGATCGAAAAGGATGGCTATAAATTTAGCTTGCGTATCTCTACAATTCCTATTTTTGACGGAGAAAAAGTGGTGATGCGTTTACTAGACGAATCTAGCCGTGCGTTAAGTTTAGAGGCGCTCGGCTTTTTGCAGTCGCAGTTGGATATTGTAAACCGTAATATTCACAAGCCGCATGGCATGATGCTTATTACCGGACCAACCGGGAGCGGTAAGTCTACTTCGCTGTATGCGATTCTGACAATTTTAAATACCAAGCAGGTAAATATTTCGACTATTGAGGATCCGGTAGAATATCGTATTGCCGGCGCCAACCAAATGCAGGTTAATCCGAAAATCGGTTTGACTTTCGCTATGGGGTTGCGTGCGCTGTTGCGTCAGGATCCGAATATTATCATGATCGGGGAAATTCGCGACCAAGAGACTGCCGAAGAATCCATGCACGCGGCTATGACTGGCCATATCGTGCTTTCTACGCTGCACACCAACTCTGCTTCTGCGGCACCGCCGCGCTTGATCGATATCGGCATAGAACCGTATTTAATCGCATCCACCTTAAATGCGATTATGGCGCAGCGTTTAGTGCGCATGATTTGTCCAGATTGCAAAACCGAAAAACCGGTCGATGCCGATATTGCCAAATCTTTGCAAAAGCAATTCAATTTGGACGCGCTTATGGAAGTTTTGCAAAAACTTGAACTTGCCAATGGTGCTAAGTCTTTCGAAGACCTCAAGTTTTACGAAGGCGCCGGCTGTGAAAAGTGCAACAAGACCGGGTATAAAGGCCGTATCGGTGTTCACGAAATTATGGAAAACACTCCCCAAATAGAAGAACTTATAGTAAAGCGGGCCACCAGTCAGGACATCGAAAAGCAAGCCGTGGCGCAAGGGATGATTACTATGTGGCAGGACGGCTTTATTAAAGCCGTTGCAGGGCAGACCACTATCGAAGAAATTTTGCGTGTTACTAAAGAATAA
- the pilM gene encoding type IV pilus assembly protein PilM, whose translation MRLNILQKKHHYIGLHINNHAIKALQFDISASKNSVRAYTNVPMPKGMIVNDDFTDVDALAGLIERSLDHPQHGSFSTKRVIVALPESKSFVRIIPMQNMTDSEIGNAILFEAESYIPLPMDQVYYDWQILERKPTGVEVLVIASPRAYVDRYITVLEKAGLKIAGIETEAQSVARALVPTKIKEPILIADIDAFKTALVMVQDGTLQFTSSIPIAGNIFTERLAKAASVAAPEAEKIKRQFGFSNTVEYPNLKLQMLPAMEDLAAEIRNILKFHYDHHETHIGTLLLTGGGAKLQHIGESLEPLLEQYAPLKVLVSNPLEHIPNLHENALGPYEALSFVTAIGLALWEIE comes from the coding sequence ATGCGTTTAAACATCCTGCAAAAAAAGCATCATTATATCGGCCTTCACATTAATAACCACGCTATCAAAGCGTTGCAGTTTGATATTTCTGCAAGCAAAAACTCCGTGCGCGCCTACACCAATGTTCCCATGCCTAAGGGAATGATTGTTAATGATGATTTTACCGATGTTGATGCTCTGGCCGGGTTGATAGAGCGAAGTTTGGACCACCCGCAGCATGGCAGCTTTTCCACTAAGCGTGTCATTGTAGCTCTTCCGGAATCTAAATCTTTTGTGCGTATTATTCCGATGCAGAACATGACCGACAGCGAAATTGGCAATGCGATTCTTTTCGAAGCCGAAAGCTATATACCGCTGCCTATGGATCAGGTTTATTATGACTGGCAGATTTTAGAGCGCAAGCCCACGGGGGTAGAGGTGCTAGTGATTGCTTCACCACGCGCTTATGTTGACCGATACATTACGGTACTGGAAAAAGCCGGCTTGAAGATCGCCGGCATAGAAACCGAAGCGCAGAGCGTGGCCCGCGCCTTGGTGCCGACCAAAATTAAGGAGCCGATTTTGATTGCCGATATTGATGCATTTAAAACCGCTTTGGTAATGGTTCAGGATGGCACCTTGCAATTTACATCTTCTATTCCTATTGCCGGGAACATTTTTACCGAGCGCTTAGCCAAAGCGGCTTCGGTGGCCGCTCCCGAAGCAGAGAAAATTAAGCGCCAGTTCGGATTTTCTAATACAGTAGAGTACCCAAATTTGAAGCTGCAAATGCTGCCGGCGATGGAAGATTTGGCTGCGGAGATTAGAAATATTTTGAAGTTTCATTACGATCATCACGAAACTCATATCGGTACTTTGCTGCTTACGGGTGGCGGGGCTAAGCTGCAGCACATTGGAGAATCATTAGAGCCTTTGTTGGAGCAGTATGCTCCTTTAAAAGTTCTGGTTTCTAATCCGCTAGAGCATATTCCTAATTTGCACGAAAATGCCCTGGGGCCATACGAGGCCCTGAGTTTTGTAACCGCCATCGGCCTGGCATTATGGGAGATAGAATGA